The Erigeron canadensis isolate Cc75 chromosome 1, C_canadensis_v1, whole genome shotgun sequence genome segment atatactactggCACTTGTCAGgtctattattatattagtaacTGGTAAATGACTATCTGCAGCTCACCCTTGGTTAAGAGATGAAGACCGTGCAGTCCCGTTAGACATTTTGATATACAAGTTAGTCAAGTCATATCTTCGATCTTCACCTTTAAAGCGTGCAGCATTGAAGGTATCCATCACTTGACAAGtgattttgagtttttacttttaagggttctttttttttttgtacatatatagtttatttatggtttgatgtataaatatatgCTACTTATTGATGTTGTAAGGCACTCTCGAAAGCTTTGACTGAGGATGAACTTGTTTACTTGAGAGCTCAGTTTGATCTCTTGGAACCAAAAGATGGATATGTTTCTCTTGACAATTTTAGAATGGTGAGTCATACTTTTGTTACTTAATACGAGCATCTATCTTAGGATATGAGACCTTCATATCTAATTGAGAAATGTGCAGGCTCTTGTGAAACATTCCACTGCCGCCATGAGAGAATCAAGGGTTCTTGATATATTGGATACAGTAAGATAATTTCTTGTTATGTAAGTTTTGTGTCAGCAGGTTTAACTCATGGTAacaataaatcttttttttccattaaagATGAAACCCCTTACATACACTCGGATGACATTTGAAGAGTTCTGTGCCGCTGCAATTAGCCCACATCAACTTGAGGCGCTTGAAGGATGGGAGACCATTGCCACTACGGCATTTGAATTTTTTGAACTAGAAGGAAACCGAGTCATTTCAGTAGATGCATTAGCACAGGTACTTGTTAACTTCTTGTCTATCTTGACTACAAGTGATGAAATGGGTGGGTAATGATGAGTAAGGTCCAAACGGGTAACTTTTGACACCGTAAGGATCTAGTTGGTTTGACCAGAACCACTGtccatatatttttaattatttgtcatTAATAGTTTGTGTTTAATATCATTGAAAAAGTTATACATTTACAACAATAATCCAACTCCTAATAAAGTGATTTAGTTGGTGGATTTCAATAAGAGAAAAGACCATTAGGTGACTATCGATCTGTTAGGACAACTGGTCTCATTTTTGTTATGAACTTTTTGCTATATTTTGTGCTTGACCAGTTTCACTTGTCACAAATAGAACATGACCAAATCAACCCTTCTATAACTAATTGTTTTTAGATACCACCCTACCATACTTTAATATGAATTTTGTTCTCAAATCTAAATTATCACGGAACACCAACGCAGGAAATGAATGTGGGGCCAACGGCACACGCAGTACTGAAGGATTGGATAAGAAGTACAGATGGAAAACTCAACTTTCTTGGCTATGCTAAGCTTTTACATGGTTTGACAATTCGTAGCTCGAACACAAGGCATCATTAAGAAAACTAAGACTAAATAGGTGATTCATGTTTGTTTATTCTTAATTTATTTCCGATgcataaacaaaaaaagataGGGCAAGCGTCATCGCCCATGAGATGACTGATAGCATGTTATTAACTTTTGTGGTTCTTGTCAAAATTGATTTGTTGTGAACTTGTTTTAAAAATCTGTAAAGGTCAATTATTTTTTTCCCATACAGTGTTATGCTAATTAATAGAAAGAGTTGCTATATACATATTACTATATTAGATACATTGGCCTTCAACACATGTACTAATATTTCCTTatgtatatgaaaaaaattacaactaGCCATATCAAATGCTTATCGTATGATATTGATATATCATACAAATGTTGCTATTTCGacccatttatttattaatgtgaCACTTTTTGGAATACATACAATTCTTAAGGTATGGAAATCGTTTTTTATGTAAAGATCAATTACAATGTTATCTTTTATATTACTAGCTAATTAGCCTGGGTTCAACTCGGGCAtattaatgaaagttttttaaaaacgtAAGATCATCATTGAGTTGTGACGAAATGGATTGAGTCTATTCTTAAATATCTATgtaattatttacaacatttttttttatagttttgtaaacaaaatgcatataactatatatattttacttcaaaatattctttttacttgaaaataaataaaaaaaaatgtctaaatttattaaagtttcatcaagacttaaatataattataaaattatatgaaaaattaataaagtaattaagATAGTGTTAAGATggattaatttttgaaaaaactaaaatgttgctaaaattataattttaaatatgatgtcataatttctaaaatcatttatatgaaaaattaataaagtaattaagATAGTGTTAAGATggattacttttaaaaaaaaactaaaatgttgctaaaattataattttaagtATGATGTCATGATTTCTAAAATCATTTGTAGGAAAGGTTGTAAGTTTGTCACATAGaaaattttctataaaaattttctagaaacaattctcttttatttttataaaagattattattatttatttttcttctgGATAGTGCAAGATTGTATTTGAATCACCATAACTAAGGCATTTTCCATTTATtaatatacttgtgtttatagAAAAactaaggggtgtttggttcgcaGAGCTCGTTGGAATatgaatttcatttcatatcctgtttggttcacagaatggaATTCAGATTCCATTCTATGACTTGTTTGGTTCgtaaggaattggaatttgaatccTTTAAATTCCATCATATAAAGGAATTCAAGATTCCATGGCAATTTGGATGAAAAGTTTGAATTCCAATGGAATTCATAATTTAcctcttttaaaattattattatgttttatttcatAGATATTGTATTTTTCaattactattatttataataataataataataataataataataataataataataaaatatgaattactaataccataatttatataactaatataatattaattattattagttattattattattattatattaaattataataatagttattattattatatataataattgatattataaaaatataaataattattattagtaaaaataataagtattatatataataatatttattattattattattaataaaaaataatattataatgaaataattaataaacatatttattattattagttattattactcttattattattatattaaattaaataatagttattattaatatttataataattaatattataacaattaaaaataactaattttaatataaataaaaattgttattataattaatataataatttaataaaaataataatatttagttataataataataataattattattattatttataatatattagtattattattattactataaaattaatatatattcttattCAACAATAAGTcagaattttatataattattctattttataaaagtttatttttaatttatgtaaaataattaattaacaaatagttatttattttataatgtaataatgttagattataaaaattttatttttttataaaaatatttattatactataatattttttttattattttataaaatataataatattttatagacatttataacttttttttatagaaagtactaatatttaaattttataaaaatatatttattaattattttattattattatttatattatgaattTCATTCCATTCAATTCAATTTAACTTCGGTcaatcaaacaaatacaaattataattcattcaaattCTAATTCCATTAGATTACAATCcatagggcgcgtttggttcgcggaatgtttttggaaggaatgtaatctttcaaaggaattggaatctgaaggaatggaatttgacggaatgttttttattttttgaagatttaagtgagggacggaatgagattccttcccccatcccaAGGattggagattccatcaaatgagggaatgttaacattccaatggaatgtgattcctccatctttaaccaaccaaacacactaaggaatggaattcaattccaattccatcatatTCCattaaattctgtgaaccaaacgcgacctaattagtttccaattcattcaaatttcaattcatttgaaaaatattaatttcttcaaaaacatTATGCAAACCAAACGACCCCTAAGAGTCAATTTGGTGTCATTTGACACTATTTTCTCACGGCAACATTGTAATTTAAACAtacaaatactttttaaaatcaCGATTTACATTGCTATTAAATTTTCACATTAGGCATTGCCCTAAAATAACAATTTATATCAAATTAACCACATCGGTTATTGTATTTAACTCTTCCTATTTTAACAGCAAAgctatttatatctatttttaaatttaaatacacCAATTATGCTCCCAAAATATTTGAACCTCCATCTACTCAATAGGGGATACACCCCTCACCACTCCAACTAATGATCATATTTAACTTGCATCAATTTGCCCATGTCACATCTAAATCTAGTTAATGTCGCCCATGTCACATCTAAATCTAGTTAATGTCGGATGATGGCGTGACGCCAGAAGTAATTTTTTTCTATCATTCGGCATGACATCACAACATGCTTCGATTCCGAATTTCCAACCCCCAATCCCAAGTTTATTATAAAACACTTTTCCGGTTTGTTTTCTGCCAAGGATTTCGACAAGTTTTAGCAAACACTTATTATCTTTTGGCAAGTATTGACAAATTTCGACTTGTACACATGTCATAATTTTAGTGGTTGCAACCATTTAAGTTTTGGCAACCGCACATTAACACTAACACACCCTACAACGTCTAGTGAGATCAAGAGAAATGAAAAAGGGcataatcaatgcttttaaaattagtttaaaCTAGCCCGTTCAATCGGATTGACATCCATCGGTTTAAAAGAagtatgttattttatttttttttgtttaagcAAGAAAGGGGTTGCCTAGCTCAAAACCggtttgtttagtttttttttttctttttaaacatcattttacttttttgttaaaTCAATGTCTTTTCATCACACACTCTTAGGCCGCTCCATATTCTAACACCGTCATCTCATCACTGTCACATCAGTTTTTTTCCTCCTCCAAGATATACTCAAAAACTACAATCTCCTTACATACCTTCATTTTCATCTCAtccttaattaaaaaattataaactcaCATATATACACTCTCTCTTCTCAtttccaaataaaaaatataaaatcgtacacacatacacacttaaATGGACCCCACCTTGAACCCACTGGATTGTCTAAGGTGGTACATAAGGTCTTGGTCGACGAGCATTTAGATGAGCAAATGACGACCTATAGTGAGCGGCTTTATCACATGTCTTTCTTAGACTCAAGCACTCCCTAAATGCCCCACCCCTACCCCCACTTATAGGTTGACAAGTggactttttgaagaaaaaacaaaGGACAAGGGCATTCAAAATGGAATAGGAAAGCAATTTTATGGTTGGGTACCCCCGGGGGCATTCACGGGCGTTTCGAAGCACTTTTTGAAGAGGGAATGCTCTTGAAAGGGCTACTCCTAATAGTCGACTATCAAGAGTCGAGACATTCCATTAATGTCCCTTAGACACTACCAGGTTGACAAGTTAACTTTTTaggaaaaaacaaatataatgtcCGTTCAAAATGGAAGAGACAAAACATTTTTTATGGTCAAGAACACCCCTGAGAACATTTCGGGACGTTCTTAAGtacttcttgaagaaaaaaaaaactctttaaaCGGATACTCCCGATAGTCTAGTCTCAATATATTaaccatggttttttttttggggggtacGGCCTTTACTAGCAAATGTTGACATCCCATCTTTTTGATACCTTGTTTTTAACAAGActtgatattgttgtaagaaattTCGATCAAACATTATTCGAAGTAATGGAGCTTCAAACAAAAAACTTACGTGTGTGACATACATAGTATAGTTCGCCaagataattttatattttcatatatgccGACCAAACCAAGCAATAACAAAACTTCATCAAACACGTGAAAGTGTTAGGTAAAATCACTTACACTTCAATCAatcacttaaaataaaatccccaaaaaaaaagtacacacatcatcatcatatcattcatatatatggcaatatcatctatatatacatcCCAGTcttttttacacacacttacacacactCCTCATATTCAATCCGTTTCACCATCTTCATCTTTACTGTTTCCAGTCACCAACCGATCTTTTCGGCCCACCATTTCATTAACAGTCTCTGCTCAAAACCCTGCAAAACCCATCTGTTTCAAGACAAAAGCAGCAGGGTCAACAACAACATCTGCAAACATGACTGACAAAAAAGTACACGTGTTTGATTCAGAAGAAGCCCTTTCTGTATCTCTTGCTAAATATACAGCTGATCTTTCTGAAAAGTATATTAAGGAAAAGGGGTCTTTCACTGTTGTTGTTTCTGGTGGATCTTTGATCAAGTCACTCAggtaattgttatttaaatcaataaaagatTCTTGCTTTTTTAATATTGGGTGAAAAAAGATTTGATCTTTAGGCttaattttggttttttgaTTGTGGGTATATGTTTGGATGATGTGATTTGGATTTTGGTGAAAGAAAGTTATAAACTTTGATTATGAATCTtggtttttgattgttttcttgaTGGTTTGATTCCTTGTAATTTCATGTAGGTGATCAAATAAGCCATATATGAattctattttgtttttgttaatttttggtAATTTGGATTTGATAGAGTGATTTTTCCAATTGTAAATTTTATGAGGGAAAAGATTAAATCTTTGTGGAAGCTATGCTAGAGTGTATCCTGCAACTttaacataattattattatcgtatGTATCGAACTAAGTACTCTCCTATTGTATGTATCAAAGTCTCAGAATTTACTGCTGTATGTATTGTAAGACTTAATAGGAAGTCTTAGAAAGTTGAATATACTCAAATGTGAAAATATACATTGAAGTTATAAAGTTTTCCTGGATACATGTATATGGAGTCACATGCTACACAGAAATATAAGtcttgaaaatttgatgcataCAATAGGAATTTTTAGATTGATTCAATCGTAATTTTGGTAAAGTTGGATACGTTTATACATAGTTTTCCCTAAATCTTCAAGCTCATTCTTGTATTCCGGACAATTCAATATTCTTTTCTTGATAGTTAGTTTTGTGTTGTTGCTGTGGGTGAGTTATGTAAGTAATAGGATCATTAGTTAGCTTAGTTTTGCTTTCATGATTTATCTACATATTAACGTGAATTGGGCGCTAATATTTGGATGGGTATTTGTGTTGTTGCGATTACAGGAAGCTAGTGGAAGCACCGTATAAAGATTCAGTAGATTGGTCAAAATGGCATATGTTTTGGGTCGATGAAAGAGTTGTTCCTAAAGATCATCCAGATAGCAATTATCTTCTTGCCTATGATGGGTTTCTCTCCAAGGTATGTTTCTGAAATTTATTTATTCTgttttcaaagaaaagaaaggttTCCTTGTTTGATTACACAAAGTCAAGGGCTGTCTCTGAGACTGATTATATGAGAATTAATTATCATAAGTAAATTCTTTATGAAATGTGCCAGTATGCAAGAGTGTGTACCTTTAGTAAAACTTGTCACAAGTGATAGTGTTTCAGTCGTCTGTATTTGTAATATGATCTAATCAACTTGATTGTTTGGACAATTTTGGTCATTTGTAGAAGTTAATAGATAAAAATTACTGTTCATTATATCATTGAAAAGGGTGAAATTTTACTGATGACacttcattttatataattagagTCCTTTTACCAACTACTTTTAACTATTATGGCAATGTCAAGTTGCCATAATATGTTAATCTGCTTCATACCGCCATGCCAAACGCCCCCTAATATTGGAGTTTGAATTCTAGACATTGAGATATCTTCATGCTTGTTGGAATTATTGTCACCAAGTAAATGTTATTGACAGTTGCCGATTCCTTCTGGAAATGTATATGCCATCAACGATGCCTTGTCAGCAGAGGCGGCAGCAGATGACTACGAGACCTGTGTCAAACATTTGGTTCATAATGGCATAATCAGCACATCTGAGACGAGCAGTATTCCTAAGTTCGATGTTATGCTATTGGGTATGGGCCCAGATGGACATGTGGCATCTTTATTCCCCGGACACCCTCTACTTCAAGAGAAGGACAAGTGGGTTACCTTCATTAAGGAATCACCGAAACCTCCTCCAGAAAGAATTACATTTACTTTTCCAGTAATCAATTCATCTGCAAATATCGCACTTGTGGTAGCAGGGGCAGGTAAAGCCCATCCAGTGCATGTAGCTCTGGGAAATGGTCTAGATTCCGAGGTATTGCCTGTTCAAATGGTCGCACCTGAAGGTGAACTCACTTGGTTTTTGGACAAAGAGGCTGCATCAAAGCTCTAAGGCAAGAGTGTGAGCTGGTTCCGACTTTTTTAGACTTTTGAATTCAGAGGACCACTTTAAGCTTCAAGATTGTAATGTGCTCTAAGTGAAGGGTGTGCCTTTTTTGCTCAAGTTCCAAGTAAGAATGAGATAGAAAGATAAAGATGCCAAAGTGACATTACCTTGTGTTTGTTGTTGAGGTTATTCTCCGTCATTTGCCATTGAACCTGCATGAAGTATCGTTTCATTTCTCGATTGAGTACAAGAAAGCCCCACTAGTGTCTAGTAATAATATCTTTCAGCTACTTAAACTTTGATTACATTCATAGTTACTGTTCTGCATTTTGGGCAAATACAGTATCTTCAACTGGTTCTGTAATTTTTGTCGTCTCTGGCTTTACCCGAGTTGACTTGGCCGACATGATCTACTTCATTGTCAGGTATGTCAACGTGCAAGGAATGATTAGTTAAGGAGTGCTTGAACGTGTGTTTTGGAAATCAGTGTATGATAGACAATAATCACAATCAGATAATTACATGTAACAAATCATTTTGGGTGCTTCATCGATTGAAGTTTTATTAACTACAAGATGTTTAGGTGTTTAATAAAACTCATTATATAAATCAACTGATTGCCACATATTTGCTTCAACAGAAGCGACGTACGAGTAAAAAACTCCCACAGTAGGTGTAGAATTTGGTTAATAGATAGGTCATATGCTTTTACCTGGATAATGAGTTTTATTGAAGACAAATCTCTTTATCCAAACAATAATTGCTGCAATGTGGTTCACCGTGAGGGTTATGCGATTCACCTTACTTGGGCTGACTATGAGATGTGTTGGTAAGGGCATAGAGTGAAATATACCCTATTCTGCATTGCATATAGTAGTTTGTGTGGTGTCATTTCTCATGAAAGAACAATGCTAGtgttaaaacttattttggatCATGTCGTACACTACCCAATTTAGGACCATAACATCCCCCAAAAAGTGGAGATATGATAAGGGTAGAGTTAGTATCCTCAAATTACATTCTGAAGAAGTTGCAGGCCATTGCTCTGGCTACATACATTCTGATCTGTATGCTAAAAAGATCAAGAACTGGCAAATTTGCAAACTTTGATCTGATGCTGCCAGGAGCGGGAATGGTCATGTGGTGCAGTGGCGTCTCTATTTTGCTATATATCAAGATGTTTGAGAAAATAAGATGGTTTTCAAAGAAAGTATTTGGTGTAGTTATATTTGGAGAATAAATGTATGTAAATGgcatgaaatttaaaatttagaacCATTAAGATAACAATTTATTAGTAGCCTTTTTACACTTGAGGCAACAAATTGCACACctaaataagaaaaatggtAAACTTAAGAAAATATTAGTCCTGGACTTTCCATAGACAAAGATTAAGGAATCTTGGTTCCGTAGTTCGAAAAGATTCAAATTCAAAAAGTAGAATGCAAACAAATTAATGAAACTTATGATTTTATTCCGCTTGATTCCTCCAAATTCTAATGAACCAAATGCTCCCAAGTGGTTTTCAGTGCAATGCAATATTAAAGACAGACTTGTCCTAATGGCACATTCATCAGAAAACCAACAAGGATTCCAAGTAATAACACAAGTCTCACGCAATAAAGACAACCTCGACATGTTTAAAATGGTAGCCAGAGTCAGACACCATAAACTAACTTTAACATTCTTCATAACATAATTTCAACACCACAAACAATCTAAACCTCAAGCGAGGTCTCAAGCAGACTTCTCCTTTGTGTAAGATCTGACCACAAAAGCTAACCCCAGGATCAAAAGTGGCACGAGAAACTGTAAAATCTTAACAACAAAATCTTGAGTCTTGTCGGGATTGTAGGCCCTGTCAGTCGGTGCAACATACGTGCGTTTCTTAGGAACGGTTGCCGAGTCTACCTTACCAATGTAATACTTTTCCATCATTTCTCTAGCCTCATCACTGTGGCCCACATCCTCAAAATCATCGGTTGCATCTTTCCCTGCAACCATTTCACGCATACATCAAAAACTGAAATTACTGTCATATGTCTGGATCATGAACACGCTAGAGTGATATTTCATACTTACCAGTTGCAGCTAACAAAACTTCATCACCTCCGGGGTGATCCTCCATAAATGGGGTTACATCATAAACCTGGTAAAGTTTAGGTCTATCGATACTTAATGCCAAATAAGATGTataataaaaggaaaagaaaaggaaaataaaactatataaggCTCATAATTGAGCTTCGTTTGTCCAGATATATGTAGTGTTGTTTGATGATTGGAAGGCATTTCCGTCATACAATTTGGGAAATAGGGACAAGTTAATACACTCATTTAGTGTGTGCTTCTATAAGTGGCTGAGATGAACTCTCTTTAGTAGAGAACTTTGGCCCTTTCGTAAATTCAAAACGTTTCAATACAACATGATATATCATAAACCAACCGACACAAACTGATATTATCACTGAAAACTCTTCAAAAAGAAATCATATTTCATATCAATACTTGATAATCTCATCTAACTGAAACCATTACCTGTACAACAagatttacatatttttaagtgCTTTTCAGCTGCTTTGAACAACTTATATACAAAGCACTTTTCAGTATTTGGATGACGAAAACCACACATGCTTATCTCAAGTTAAAATACGctgttttccaaaaaaaatgtcTTACATAGCTAAGTTTAACAAGCCATGAAGGTACTCGAATTTGCTTATTTAAGCACTTTCCGACTTAttgtttatttaaaacatatcaACAATCCCAAACACTCTCCTGAAAACGGCCTATCTACTTATTTTGTAACAATAATAACACACAATCCTGAACACCCCCTAAAATTCTTAGTAGATCCAAGCCTAAGAGCTTTACAGttgaagtaaaataagttaTTCTTAACAATAAGTTAATCATTTCATCTAGAAGCACCCAAACTCTAAAAACACCCCATAATTCccaaaatcaataatatatcaaattatctaCAAAAAAATCACTCTCAACCTATTGgctataaaacaaaaaaattaactagATTCAACAAAAACTAAAACCCATAAAGCAACAACAAAATCCAAGTGATCAAAACATCATACAATCAAGATcagatcaatatatatatatatatatatatatatatataataaatggtAAAAAAGATTTGACCTTTCCATCAACGATAAGCCAGCAATCTTTGGTTTTGTTATGCTTAGATACGTCTTCAAACAGGAAGGTTTTTGGATCTGTAGAACCCATTTGATTGTATCTGCTACTGcaaaacaaaaagataaaagatttacatatataaatgaaaaagatgcaaactttatttatataaagaatgTAAAGAAAAAGAATCTTGGATACTGAAAAGAGAAGAATCTTGATCTGAAAGTAAAAGTACAAAAAGGGATTTGATGAGCTTaca includes the following:
- the LOC122586163 gene encoding cytochrome b5-like — its product is MGSTDPKTFLFEDVSKHNKTKDCWLIVDGKVYDVTPFMEDHPGGDEVLLAATGKDATDDFEDVGHSDEAREMMEKYYIGKVDSATVPKKRTYVAPTDRAYNPDKTQDFVVKILQFLVPLLILGLAFVVRSYTKEKSA
- the LOC122602924 gene encoding probable 6-phosphogluconolactonase 4, chloroplastic, coding for MAISSIYTSQSFLHTLTHTPHIQSVSPSSSLLFPVTNRSFRPTISLTVSAQNPAKPICFKTKAAGSTTTSANMTDKKVHVFDSEEALSVSLAKYTADLSEKYIKEKGSFTVVVSGGSLIKSLRKLVEAPYKDSVDWSKWHMFWVDERVVPKDHPDSNYLLAYDGFLSKLPIPSGNVYAINDALSAEAAADDYETCVKHLVHNGIISTSETSSIPKFDVMLLGMGPDGHVASLFPGHPLLQEKDKWVTFIKESPKPPPERITFTFPVINSSANIALVVAGAGKAHPVHVALGNGLDSEVLPVQMVAPEGELTWFLDKEAASKL